The Benincasa hispida cultivar B227 chromosome 9, ASM972705v1, whole genome shotgun sequence genome has a segment encoding these proteins:
- the LOC120085583 gene encoding EIN3-binding F-box protein 1: MSKLFAYSGSEDFCPGGSIYPNPKDSSLFLSLPYHVDVYFPPRKKSRIIAPFVFGGGVESKANVSIEILPDECLFEIFRRLSGGKERSACASVSKRWLMLLSNISSHELKSKDEVTLKEVEDIEIESDGYLSRSLEGKKATDLRLAAISVGTASRGGLGKLVIRGTNHVSKVTDLGLKTIARGCQSLRALSLWNLSSIGDEGLCEIAKASHHLEKLDLCRCPAVSDKAVVEIARSCPKLTDITIESCAKIGNGSLRAIGQFCPKLKSIVIKDCPLVGDQGIASLLSLNTCALNKVKLQALKVSDVSLAVIGHYGKAVTDLVLTDLKNVSEKGFWVMGNGHGLQKLKSFTVSSCNGVTDMGLESVGKGSPNLKHFCLRKCSFLSDNGLVSFAKAARSLECLQLEECHRITQFGFFGVLLNCSTSLKALSLISCLGIKDMNSELAMPASSGSLRSLTIRNCHGFGNRNLALLGKLCPQLQNVDFSGLVGIDDCGLLAWLQNCQSGLMKINVSGCVNLTDKVVSSMTEHHGWTLKMLNLDGCRKITDASLTSIANNCPSLSNLDVSKCSITDSGVAALAHAKQLSLQIFSISGCSFVSDKSLADLINLGDTLVGLNIQHCNAISSSTVDLLVEQLWRCDILS, encoded by the exons ATGTCGAAGCTCTTTGCCTATTCCG GTAGTGAAGATTTTTGCCCTGGAGGGTCAATATATCCAAATCCCAAGGACTCAAGTTTATTCTTGTCCCTTCCTTACCACGTCGATGTCTATTTTCCTCCTCGCAAGAAGTCTCGCATCATCGCTCCATTTGTGTTTGGTGGAGGAGTTGAATCAAAGGCAAATGTTTCCATCGAGATTCTTCCAGATGAGTGCTTGTTTGAGATTTTCAGACGATTGTCTGGTGGCAAAGAAAGGAGTGCCTGCGCAAGCGTTTCTAAGCGATGGCTTATGCTTTTGAGCAATATATCTTCCCACGAGTTGAAGTCCAAGGATGAGGTGACCTTGAAGGAGGTTGAGGACATTGAAATTGAGAGTGATGGATATCTGTCTAGGAGTTTGGAAGGGAAGAAGGCAACAGATCTCAGACTTGCTGCCATTTCGGTTGGAACTGCAAGTCGAGGGGGTTTAGGCAAGCTCGTGATCCGTGGAACTAATCATGTCAGCAAGGTTACAGACCTCGGACTCAAGACAATTGCTCGTGGGTGTCAATCTCTAAGGGCTCTTTCTTTGTGGAATCTGTCTTCAATTGGAGATGAAGGTCTTTGTGAGATTGCCAAGGCATCTCACCATTTGGAGAAGCTTGATCTCTGTCGATGTCCTGCTGTATCTGACAAGGCTGTGGTTGAGATAGCTAGGAGCTGCCCAAAGTTGACTGATATTACAATAGAATCTTGTGCGAAAATTGGAAATGGAAGTCTGCGAGCTATTGGGCAGTTCTGCCCCAAGCTGAAGTCTATTGTGATTAAAGATTGCCCGCTTGTTGGAGATCAAGGAATTGCAAGCTTATTGTCTTTGAACACTTGTGCTTTGAATAAGGTGAAGCTTCAGGCGTTGAAGGTTTCCGATGTGTCCCTTGCTGTTATTGGGCACTATGGCAAGGCTGTTACTGACCTTGTCCTCACCGATCTTAAGAATGTTAGTGAGAAAGGGTTCTGGGTCATGGGAAATGGTCATGGACTACAAAAGTTGAAGTCATTCACAGTTTCCTCCTGCAATGGAGTGACAGACATGGGGCTTGAATCTGTTGGAAAGGGTAGTCCAAATTTAAAGCATTTCTGTCTAAGGAAGTGTTCATTTTTATCTGATAATGGCTTAGTCTCTTTTGCAAAAGCTGCAAGGTCTCTTGAGTGCTTGCAATTGGAGGAGTGTCACAGGATTACTCAGTTTGGATTCTTTGGTGTCCTTTTAAACTGCAGTACAAGCTTGAAGGCTCTTTCTCTCATAAGCTGCTTGGGAATTAAGGACATGAACTCAGAATTGGCTATGCCGGCCTCTAGTGGATCCTTGCGGTCGTTGACCATCCGCAACTGCCATGGTTTTGGCAATAGAAACCTTGCTTTACTGGGCAAGCTGTGCCCCCAGCTACAAAATGTGGATTTTAGTGGACTTGTTGGAATTGACGATTGTGGGTTGCTAGCTTGGCTCCAAAACTGTCAGTCAGGTTTAATGAAGATCAATGTTAGTGGTTGTGTCAACCTGACCGACAAGGTTGTTTCATCCATGACCGAGCACCATGGTTGGACCCTTAAAATGCTTAATCTCGACGGTTGTAGGAAGATCACAGATGCTAGTTTGACTTCCATCGCAAACAACTGTCCGTCACTCAGTAATCTCGATGTCTCAAAATGCTCAATCACGGATTCAGGAGTTGCAGCTCTAGCTCATGCCAAGCAACTGAGTCTGCAGATCTTTTCGATTTCTGGTTGCTCATTCGTATCAGACAAAAGCTTGGCAGACTTGATAAATTTGGGTGATACTCTTGTGGGTCTGAACATCCAGCATTGTAATGCTATCAGCAGTAGCACTGTTGATCTGCTTGTGGAGCAGCTCTGGAGGTGTGACATTCTTTCATAA
- the LOC120084935 gene encoding uncharacterized protein LOC120084935 isoform X2: MILPNMLPPTYSAMNSKLCIHRSSPGFDLVPISRFQIIRVASMSVSCGSLTCRASMCTPFNSGKSFSLPIMVERKGGEIEVKVSSEKSKFEKCVMKKEMMMEEKEACGDFEVESVPEVPVGGGVGSGGGGGENWFGDSNGDSGRGSGSMDEYYQKMIEAYPGDALILSNYARFLKEVKKDAVKAEEYCERAILAKPNDGNVLSLYGDLIWQTHRDEDRARTYFHQAVNSSPNDCYVLASYAKFL, translated from the exons ATGATTCTACCGAATATGCTTCCGCCAACTTATTCGGCTATGAACTCGAAGTTATGTATTCATCGATCATCGCCGGGATTTGATCTGGTTCCGATTTCTCGGTTTCAGATTATCAGAGTCGCGTCTATGTCCGTCTCGTGCGGCTCACTAACATGTAGAGCCTCTATGTGTACGCCTTTTAATTCTGGAAAATCGTTCTCGTTGCCGATTATGGTGGAGAGGAAAGGAGGAGAGATTGAGGTTAAGGTTTCATCAGAGAAGTCGAAATTCGAGAAGTGTGTGATGAAAAAAGAGATGATGATGGAGGAGAAAGAGGCGTGTGGAGATTTTGAGGTGGAATCCGTGCCGGAGGTTCCGGTCGGCGGTGGAGTTGGAAGCGGAGGTGGCGGTGGTGAAAATTGGTTCGGTGATAGCAATGGAGATTCAGGTCGGGGAAGTGGAAGTATGGATGAGTATTATCAGAAGATGATCGAAGCTTATCCTGGCGATGCTCTAATCTTAAGCAATTACGCGAGGTTTCTGAAAGAG GTGAAAAAGGATGCAGTGAAAGCTGAAGAATATTGTGAGAGAGCGATCTTGGCGAAGCCAAATGATGGAAATGTTTTATCTCTCTATGGAGATTTGATATGGCAAACTCATAGAGATGAAGATCGTGCTCGTACTTACTTTCATCAAGCTGTTAATTCATCCCCTAATGACTG TTATGTTCTGGCTTCATATGCTAAGTTTCTGTAG
- the LOC120084935 gene encoding uncharacterized protein LOC120084935 isoform X1: MILPNMLPPTYSAMNSKLCIHRSSPGFDLVPISRFQIIRVASMSVSCGSLTCRASMCTPFNSGKSFSLPIMVERKGGEIEVKVSSEKSKFEKCVMKKEMMMEEKEACGDFEVESVPEVPVGGGVGSGGGGGENWFGDSNGDSGRGSGSMDEYYQKMIEAYPGDALILSNYARFLKEVKKDAVKAEEYCERAILAKPNDGNVLSLYGDLIWQTHRDEDRARTYFHQAVNSSPNDWMLEMKMSLKKKK, translated from the exons ATGATTCTACCGAATATGCTTCCGCCAACTTATTCGGCTATGAACTCGAAGTTATGTATTCATCGATCATCGCCGGGATTTGATCTGGTTCCGATTTCTCGGTTTCAGATTATCAGAGTCGCGTCTATGTCCGTCTCGTGCGGCTCACTAACATGTAGAGCCTCTATGTGTACGCCTTTTAATTCTGGAAAATCGTTCTCGTTGCCGATTATGGTGGAGAGGAAAGGAGGAGAGATTGAGGTTAAGGTTTCATCAGAGAAGTCGAAATTCGAGAAGTGTGTGATGAAAAAAGAGATGATGATGGAGGAGAAAGAGGCGTGTGGAGATTTTGAGGTGGAATCCGTGCCGGAGGTTCCGGTCGGCGGTGGAGTTGGAAGCGGAGGTGGCGGTGGTGAAAATTGGTTCGGTGATAGCAATGGAGATTCAGGTCGGGGAAGTGGAAGTATGGATGAGTATTATCAGAAGATGATCGAAGCTTATCCTGGCGATGCTCTAATCTTAAGCAATTACGCGAGGTTTCTGAAAGAG GTGAAAAAGGATGCAGTGAAAGCTGAAGAATATTGTGAGAGAGCGATCTTGGCGAAGCCAAATGATGGAAATGTTTTATCTCTCTATGGAGATTTGATATGGCAAACTCATAGAGATGAAGATCGTGCTCGTACTTACTTTCATCAAGCTGTTAATTCATCCCCTAATGACTG GATGCTGGAGATGAAGATGagtctgaagaagaagaagtag